TCTGTTGAAATCCTCAACAAGTGATAGGTTCCACCCTCGGTTGTGGTCAGTAAAGGATAGCCAGTTGATATCCAACCACTTAACCGAATCTTCGGGTAGTAATTACCTATGGATGTCCGCCGTGGCCTCCTCGGCAATCCTGACGTCCGCCACCGTCTCGCTGGTACCCTCGTTATTCTGTTCGTCTTCTCATTCCTACTCTATGCCGCCTACTGGCGGTCGAACGCGGCCTACGGTGCGAGTACGGAGGTGACCACCCAATTCAGTGCCATCCGCGCGGTCACTCCAGAGATCAGTGGTATCGGTCACTCCAATGCTGCCGCCATCCTCTACCTGCCCGCAGCGGCGATCGCTATTCTCGTCCAGTATCACGGTGGCGCCATACTCTACACGCTCGCAGCGGGGCCTCTCCTACCAGTCGCGTCGGCGCTCGCACGAGTGGTATTCAGCCCGTTGCCAGATATCTTAGAGATCGATGTTCTCAGTGTCACGCTTCCGACCCACATCCGGCTCGGCCTCGCCGTCGGCGCTCTCGCCGTCGTCGTTGGGTCCGTCTTCCGCCGATGGAGGCCGCCGAGCGAGCGTTCAGTGTCAGAACGCTTCTTCGGCTCGCCAGAGGACCGCTACAAAGCGCTCGCCGTCATTGTTGTCGCCGCCGTTCTCTCGGTCCCGTTCACGTTCTGGCTGTACGCCTCGTATCCAGCCTACCAGCCCTTTGTGTATGCCGTGTTCGGCACTCCGATTGCGACGCTCGTTTACTTGTACTGGCGCGGGATCGTGCTCGCGTGGCTCGGCAACGCTGCGGTCGTCTTGGGACATACCACCGCATTCGCGTTCATCGCCGCTAACCCTGACTACATCATCGATCCGAGCTGGTCCGTCCCCGCACTCGTGGTTGCAACCGCACTCGGGTCTCTCGGTGCGGCCGCCGCCGTCGTCATTCGAGAGCTGTACGCGGTCGTCAGCCGCCGTGCCGCCATAGCGTCGGGGTCACTCGGAGAATAAGTCGAGAGACACGGTTTTCAAGCGGCGACTTTGTTGGAATGAACGTCGAAGACCCTGTCGTAACTCGTAGTGGAGACACCAGTGACATGCCGGATACGCGCGGTGTATCACGCACGACTATTGGAACACCTCTCTGATCCGGTGGAATCCTCGACATTCAATGTACAGTTCCCATCGAGCGGCTGCTTCAGGCGAGAATGTGTCTGAAGAGTCGGATTTCCAAAGATCCGAACGGGTATGAAACGGCGGCCGTACCTTGGTGTGGTTTCGGCGTCGAGCGTCCTCGACCGCACCGAGCCGCCGGTCAGCCGTGGAACCGGTACAGCGAGGTGACGTACGGCAGCCGGTTGAGCATCCAGATCGCGACCGGCAGCCCCACGACCGTGATCGCGAGCGCCGAGGCGACGTTCGCCCACAGCAGGCTCAGCCACCACCCGACGAAGAGGAAGTAGATCCCGCGAACGACGAGCGACGACTGCCCCCGCGACGACTCGGGCTCCGAGAGCGACCGCGGTTCCGCGAGGGTCAACACCGTCGGGACGAGGTTGATGAGCTTGATCCCGATGGGCAGCAGGACGACGGTGAGGTTGAGCAGCCACGCGGTGTTGACGACGATCGGCGTCGCCCACCACCCGATAGCCAGGAACCACAGCGCGCGAACGAAGACGGAGCGTTGTGCCATGGCCGCGATAGATCCCCCGACGGTAAACCCGTGTCGTCCGTTTCGGATCGGTGAGCCCCCTGCGTGCGCTGCTCGATTCGGCGCCAACGCTTACACGCGAGACGTTCGGAGCCAAACCCCCTCGGGACACCGCGGTGGCTTTGCTCGTCGGGCTCGAACGAGGCGTATGGCAGGACAGTTCGAGTCGCGGTTCGACGTGGCGTACGACGGGGAGTTACCGGCCACCGTCGACGCGGCGGCGCTCCGTCGGATGGACGCCGTCGCGTACGCCCTCGACGAGAGCGTCCGGATTCCGGGAACGAACGTCAGTGTCGGAATCGACCCCATCCTCGGCGTCCTTCCGGTCGCTGGCGACCTAGCCAGCGCCGGACTCTCGCTGTATCTCGTCGCCGAGGCCGCCGCGCTTGGCGTCTCGTACGCGACGCTGCTCCGGATGATTCTGAACATCGCGATCGACGTTGCTGGCGGCTCGCTCCCCTACGTCGGCACCCTGTTCGACTCCGTCTGGAAGGCGAACCGACGGAACGTTCAGTGCGTGCTCGCTGCCCTCGCCGAACCGGATCCCGAGACGTAACTCGACACGCGGGTAGGTCGAGCGCAGACGTGTCTCAGCGCGGTCACTCTCGGAGTGTAGAAGACCGAAATTAGGTGGCTGGGGAGTTCCCGGCCCCTAATACGCCACGGCCAGAGACCGCGGACGTTGTAGGTGGGCCAACACGGTTTTGGCTTTTCGGTCGGGCGATTCTCTCGTATTTGCGCTCGTGTACATGTTAGATGTCCTCCGGAATGTGTTCCTGCCGCCGGCGCGCTCGCTCGCGGTTGCCGGCCTTGTCGTAGTGCTTTTCGAGTACGTCCTCCGACGCGTCGCCGCGATCGCTGATCACGGGTCGAGGCGTTCCGGCCGTCCGGTGCGCCGTGACCGAGCCGGTCCGCACGTGGTGCGGGGCGCGCGACGACGGGCACTTGCTCGCCTTTTGCGACGGGATTGCCTCGCACTCGTCGGGATCGCGGTCGTGGGGGCACTCCTCGCCGATGACGCACGGCCGCGTCACGCAGTAGATCCACCGCTGGAGGGTGGAGACGCCGGGCCGGCCGCGTTTCGTCGTGATGAGCGGCTTGCGCCCCTGGTCGTCGATCACGTCGATGCGCGGGCCGTCGACGTAGTCGTCGACGACCTCGGCGACCTGCTCTTTCAGAATCACGTCGCGCTCGCTCGTGGAGCCGTTCTTCAGGGGCGTCAACGGCGGGCGGTGTCGGAACTGGAGGGCGCGGTCCTCTGAGTCCCAGTCACCGAGGTCGAGCGCGCGGATGCCCCCGCGCCGGGCCGGGACGCGCCACATGAGCAGGAGCGTGACGTGCCGGCGGGACGCGTACTCGTAGGTGGAGAGGTACTCCAAGATGGCCTTCGTGCGCTCCGAGGAGAGGATGGTGTCGTTCGACTGCTCGTCCTTCGAGGGCGACGGGACGCGGATACGGTCCGGGAGGGTCTCGGGGACGCCCTTGATGTCGGCGACGCGGTAGAGGAACTGCTTGACCGTCGAGACCTGCCCCTGCATCGTCATCATGTTGCAGGGGTCGTGGTCGCCGTTGTCCTCGCGCTTCCAGACGCGCCACTCGTGGACCATCCGGACGTCGACGTCGTTCATGTTGGCGACCTGTTTCCGGTCTTCGAGCCAGTCGACGAACGTCCCGATGCGGTACGCGTGGTCGCGGAGCGTCGCGTCGGCGAGCTCACCGCGGCGCGCGTCGAGATAGTAGTCGAGCGCGGCGCTCGGGGTGATGGGATCGAGGTCGTCGCTCACCGTGAGCCCTCCAGCTTGTCGGCGCGGTCTGTCGTCGCATCGATCTCAGCCCTCGGCTCGCCCCCGCAGGCCACCAGTTCGCGCTCGCCGGCGTGGTACCGGAGGTCCTCGACGAGCGAGATCGCGCGGTCGGCGTCGAGGTCGCGCCGGAATCGGTCGCGAAGATCGAGTTCGTCGACGACGCGGGTGTCCTCGCAAACGCCGAGGCGCGCGACGGTCTCGCCGTCCGCGCCGTAACGCCGGTCCACGAGCGCGTAGAGCGATTGGAGCACGCTTCGGTGGTCGGCGAGGAGCCGGGCCGCACGGTCGCGCTCCGCGTACGCCAGCACGGAACCGTGGCGATTGCGTCGCACGACGACCTCGACGGTCGGGCTCACGCGTCGTCACCTCCGAGCATCTCCTCTTTCGCGTCGCGAACGCGATACAGTTCTTCCTCCGATCCGCCGTGGTCCGGGTGCGCCTCCTTGACGCGCTCGTGGTAGGCGTCGACCACCTCGGAATCGGCGGCGTACGCGTCGACGCCGAGAACCTCGTGCGCCGGTTTGCTCGTAGCAGATCCGGCCACGATCACGTCCTCGTCGGCGTCTCCCGGCGGGAGGCGGGCCGCCGCGAACTCGGAGTCACCGGTCTCGACCGGGCGGTTCCCCCGCATGCGGGTCTCGTGAACCCACTTGTAGACGGTGCGGACGTTGTCGCGGAGTCGCGAGTAGGCGTCGCAGGCGACGGCGAACTCCTCGCCGTCGTCGCTCCACCGGAGGACGAACCCCGGATCGTCCGGGTTCGCGTTGTGGAGCGGGAGGCCGTTCGACTTCGTGTGGCCGTTCCCGGTCGACGCGCGCCAGTGGTCGACGCCCATTCGATCCAGTTCGGTCGCGAGGTCCTCGGTGGTCCTCGCGAGCGTCGCCTCGAAGCTCCGGTTGCGCTCGCGCTCGGACTCGGGCGTCCGGTCCCACCCTCTGGGCCAGTCGAGGTTACTCATCGTCCTTACCTCCCGCGTCGAGTGCGTCGTCGATCGCGTCGCGGTGTCCAGCGAGCAGCTCGCGGGCGCGGTCGGTGACGCGGTAGGCGTTGGTGCGTCCGTCGATCTCCTCGGTCTCGATCAGGCCCTCGTCTTCGAGGCCGCTCAGGTTGGTGTACAGGCGGCCGTGGTTGATCGGGTCCGCGTAGCGCGCTTCGAGGCGGTCCATCAGGGTGAGTCCCTTCGGCAGTTCCTCGCCTTCCACTTCGGCGGCGACCAGGAGGAGGTCGCGCTGGAATCCGAGCAGGTCGTACCAGGCGGTGTCGTCGCGGGCGGTCTCGTCACGGTTCGGCTCGTCGGTCGGCTGGGTGTGGGCGTCGCTCATAGTGGTGTCCTCAGACGGCATCGGTCGGTCGTCGCGCGGTGCTGGTCGCGTCGGTGCGAGTCGGCATGCGTCGGAGTCCGCCCGACGCGTGGTTTAGCGTGACCCGGAGCGTTCCGAACGGTTCCGGCCGGTCGCGTTCCCGATGCCGTGGTCGGGTTTCGGTGGTTCGGAACGCGGTTCCGGACGGGGCGCTCGCGTCGCTCATCGGTCGGGGTACAGGTCCACCTCGCCGCGGAACTCGCGGAGCGTGGTCTGGGCGACGTCGTGGCTCGCGCGGTCGGCGCGAACGAGTGTCGCGAGCGCTGCCGGGTACTCGTCAGTCAGGGTCGATCCGTCTGCCGTCAGTCCGGGGGATTCTTGCTCCCCGGTGGCGATTGCGTACATGGCTTTCGTGCTCTATCACGGAAGCCCACGCGGACCCGCTGTCCCAAGCAGCGGGGTCCGCAATCCTTTCAGAGTGGACCCATCGAGGAGCGACGGGTCCGCGAGAGTGCTTCCGATACAAACTGTTCTGTAGGTCAGCAGTATAAATCTTGCCTACAGTTTAGTTTGTTAGAACGACTAATGGGTTTGTGGATTACCCGCATGAAAATAATAAAGCGCATTGATAATCCTATTAGCCTCATAGGATAATGCGTCCCCCTCTTGCCTCATGGATGACACCCGTTGATCGGGATATTCTCGAAAAGTTGGCGAACGGGGACGAAGATGAACTGGCACTCACTCCGGCATTGATCTCCGTGAACACAGACTGGGGACACCAAACGATTCGAGAACACGTGTCTGTTTTGCGTGATCATGGCCTGATAGAGTATTACGACCAAGAGCGAGGTATATACCAAATCTCTAATCTTGGTCGAAAATATCTCAGGGGAGAGGTTGACCCTAGTGATCTTAAAAATTGAGACCCTCTTAGATCCACTTCAGTGAAGTGTGAACCTCATTATCACTGGGTGTCTTCTGAACAGGTCTAAGACCCGATCTGGTAGTATTTCAAGCAACCCTTGGCTGTATTTGTGTGTGTCTTTAATCCGTACAGCAGGATCGTGAATTGCCATATCCTCGTCAGCCTCAACAACTAGGGTGAAAAAGAACTTGGCATTGTCAACACCATCCGCGCTAATTGTTTTTGTATCTTCATCATAATCTGCCACACTAGGCAGACTCCCGCTTGTGGGATAGATATCTACCCCATTATCTGATTCGAGTTGGAGGCTGTACGCATTAACATGAGTATCAAATAACGCGGTTATTCTGATTCTAGCCTTGTCCTCTCCGACATTGATACGCCCCCTATAATTAGCTCTCTCCGTGGTACTGTTTTGTGGAGTTAGTTGTTTCCAGTCTATTTCTATATTAAATGGGCGAAACATGTAGTAATAATAAAACGCAGGTAAAATAAGAGTTCCAACCGCGGTGATTGCTAATGGCGTTGAGTAACTAGAAAATATTGAGGAAAATATCCAAAAGACCGATGAAAGTGGGGACGTTATCTTAAAAAGGTTTGAATCTGAGTAGTGATTCCAAAAACGGCGGGATTTTCTAGCAAAATAACTTCTCTCCCAAAGCGGCGAAGAGTTGTACATTATCTCACCGCAGACTCAAAAGTCTGGATTATAAATTCGACATCTCCCGATAGATCCGATTCGATATCCAGCTTATCATCAAGGTATCGCACGTCGAATGGTTCAGACTCATGCGTAAATTCGATCTTGGCAGAATCAACTGGATAGTTGCCTTTGGCATCCTCAAAGTCAACGCTACTATGTGGGTCCTCAACCAGAGCTATCCGTTGAACGCCTCCGAATGGGGTAACTACGTCTATTCTCTGAGGATTTCCTGCTAGTACAAATTGCCATATGACCTGTCTATTCAATACTAATCTCTTATTGATTGCTAGGTTCTCATCAACGGACTTTCTGAGATCCCTTATGACCTGATCGACTTCTTTTGTCCCAGAATCAGAAATAACGAATAATAAACCAGATGATGGACGAATTTCAATTTTGCCAGTAGTTGGTTGGACTGAACCAAACCCCGAACTAGGGATATACTCAAATTCAATAGACGTGATATCTTGGTCCTCAAACTGCCATCCCGAAAACTCTCTTTCTCTAGTCTCCGTAGTTTTGGACTGGATAGTGAACGATTCACCAATAGTG
This genomic window from Halorubrum sp. PV6 contains:
- a CDS encoding YccF domain-containing protein is translated as MAQRSVFVRALWFLAIGWWATPIVVNTAWLLNLTVVLLPIGIKLINLVPTVLTLAEPRSLSEPESSRGQSSLVVRGIYFLFVGWWLSLLWANVASALAITVVGLPVAIWMLNRLPYVTSLYRFHG
- a CDS encoding DUF4112 domain-containing protein; this translates as MAGQFESRFDVAYDGELPATVDAAALRRMDAVAYALDESVRIPGTNVSVGIDPILGVLPVAGDLASAGLSLYLVAEAAALGVSYATLLRMILNIAIDVAGGSLPYVGTLFDSVWKANRRNVQCVLAALAEPDPET
- a CDS encoding site-specific integrase; this encodes MSDDLDPITPSAALDYYLDARRGELADATLRDHAYRIGTFVDWLEDRKQVANMNDVDVRMVHEWRVWKREDNGDHDPCNMMTMQGQVSTVKQFLYRVADIKGVPETLPDRIRVPSPSKDEQSNDTILSSERTKAILEYLSTYEYASRRHVTLLLMWRVPARRGGIRALDLGDWDSEDRALQFRHRPPLTPLKNGSTSERDVILKEQVAEVVDDYVDGPRIDVIDDQGRKPLITTKRGRPGVSTLQRWIYCVTRPCVIGEECPHDRDPDECEAIPSQKASKCPSSRAPHHVRTGSVTAHRTAGTPRPVISDRGDASEDVLEKHYDKAGNRERARRRQEHIPEDI
- a CDS encoding J domain-containing protein → MSNLDWPRGWDRTPESERERNRSFEATLARTTEDLATELDRMGVDHWRASTGNGHTKSNGLPLHNANPDDPGFVLRWSDDGEEFAVACDAYSRLRDNVRTVYKWVHETRMRGNRPVETGDSEFAAARLPPGDADEDVIVAGSATSKPAHEVLGVDAYAADSEVVDAYHERVKEAHPDHGGSEEELYRVRDAKEEMLGGDDA
- a CDS encoding helix-turn-helix transcriptional regulator, which encodes MSDAHTQPTDEPNRDETARDDTAWYDLLGFQRDLLLVAAEVEGEELPKGLTLMDRLEARYADPINHGRLYTNLSGLEDEGLIETEEIDGRTNAYRVTDRARELLAGHRDAIDDALDAGGKDDE